The following are encoded in a window of Candidatus Fluviicola riflensis genomic DNA:
- a CDS encoding transcriptional regulator, with translation MTLEQAKQQFIQTWGNFGTQWGINRSMAQVHALLLVSDQSKCTEDIMTELSISRGNANMNLRELMNWNLIYKETIPGDRKEYFRAEKDMWEVAKRITKERKRREIEPLQQHLTELKKVEQSYDSIAFVATIENIERLVNRLDGLSNTLMKADEHIFFGKILNLLK, from the coding sequence ATGACACTCGAACAAGCAAAACAGCAATTTATTCAAACCTGGGGAAATTTCGGGACCCAATGGGGAATTAATCGCTCGATGGCCCAGGTTCACGCACTTTTGCTCGTGAGTGATCAATCCAAATGCACCGAAGACATCATGACTGAACTCTCTATTTCAAGAGGAAACGCCAACATGAATCTTCGTGAACTGATGAACTGGAACCTTATTTATAAGGAAACTATTCCAGGTGACAGAAAAGAGTATTTCCGTGCTGAAAAAGATATGTGGGAAGTCGCCAAACGCATTACAAAAGAGCGTAAACGCCGGGAAATTGAACCATTGCAACAACATTTAACAGAACTCAAAAAAGTAGAGCAATCCTACGATTCCATTGCCTTTGTTGCCACAATTGAAAACATTGAGCGTCTGGTAAATCGCCTGGATGGACTTTCCAATACATTGATGAAAGCAGATGAGCATATTTTCTTCGGGAAAATTCTCAATCTGCTGAAATAG
- a CDS encoding TIGR01777 family protein, which produces MRPTIIITAANGFIGQSLVQHLKDNYRIVALVRTSLPSTPDVTYYVWDGRTAGEWKHELEGAFAVINLAGKSVNCRYNDINKAAIYSSRLESTHVIGKAIEACIVKPKVWMNAASATIYAHSLDRPNTEANGVIGTGFSVDVCQQWEAAFNAYNHFGVRQIALRTAIVLGKKGGVMTPFKRLAYLGMGGKMGPGNQQFSWIHELDVCRAIEHLLLNEASSGAYNIASPNPVRNIVFAATLRKKLRVPFGIPQPKWLLEFGARLIKTETELILKSRYVIPERLLQEGFVFQFPEIEGCLEDIV; this is translated from the coding sequence ATGAGACCAACCATCATTATCACAGCTGCCAACGGATTTATAGGACAATCACTTGTGCAGCACCTGAAAGACAACTATCGGATTGTCGCACTGGTTCGAACTTCTCTGCCTTCCACCCCCGACGTAACGTATTACGTTTGGGATGGAAGAACAGCGGGTGAATGGAAACATGAACTGGAAGGAGCATTCGCCGTGATCAATCTCGCAGGAAAATCAGTGAATTGCCGCTACAACGATATCAATAAAGCAGCAATTTATTCTTCCCGTTTGGAAAGTACGCACGTTATTGGAAAAGCCATTGAGGCGTGCATCGTGAAACCAAAAGTGTGGATGAACGCTGCCAGTGCTACTATTTATGCGCATTCATTGGATAGACCAAATACGGAAGCAAATGGTGTAATCGGAACCGGATTTTCAGTTGACGTTTGCCAGCAATGGGAAGCAGCTTTTAATGCCTACAACCATTTCGGAGTAAGACAAATTGCACTTCGGACTGCTATTGTACTAGGCAAAAAAGGTGGTGTGATGACGCCATTCAAACGGCTCGCTTATTTAGGAATGGGCGGAAAAATGGGACCAGGAAATCAGCAATTCAGCTGGATTCACGAATTGGATGTTTGCAGAGCAATCGAACATTTATTGTTGAACGAAGCATCTTCCGGCGCGTATAACATTGCATCTCCGAATCCCGTTCGAAACATCGTTTTTGCAGCAACACTCCGGAAAAAGCTACGTGTTCCTTTTGGAATTCCACAACCAAAATGGTTACTGGAGTTTGGCGCACGGCTCATTAAAACCGAAACGGAATTGATCCTGAAAAGCCGTTATGTGATTCCCGAACGATTGCTGCAGGAAGGTTTTGTATTCCAATTCCCTGAAATAGAAGGTTGTTTGGAGGATATCGTTTAA
- a CDS encoding transcriptional regulator: MSEKSHKHISCEHCGVRREGLFNNLLPGEVDDLNNHKICNLFKKNQSIFLEGSFPRGVYCLNRGKVKVYTIGDEGKEQIIHVAKEGEILGFRAMFSGDPYKVSAATLEDSSICFIGKEDFLNMIDTNAALRNTIMKELSKELGDRAQFITNLSQKSVRERLAFTLVLLQKVYGEEPVNMSREDLANFVGTATETLIRLLKDFKEEGFIEVHTRKITILNREALVRLGGAVK, from the coding sequence ATGTCGGAAAAATCTCATAAACACATTTCATGTGAACACTGTGGGGTGCGCAGAGAAGGATTATTCAATAATCTTCTGCCCGGCGAGGTTGATGATCTGAACAACCACAAAATATGTAATCTGTTCAAAAAGAACCAATCCATTTTTTTAGAGGGAAGCTTTCCGAGAGGCGTTTATTGCTTAAATCGGGGTAAGGTGAAAGTGTACACCATTGGCGATGAAGGAAAGGAACAAATCATTCACGTTGCCAAGGAAGGTGAAATTCTGGGTTTCAGGGCTATGTTTAGCGGTGATCCATACAAAGTTTCGGCAGCTACACTCGAAGATTCCAGCATTTGTTTTATTGGAAAAGAAGATTTTCTAAACATGATTGATACCAATGCAGCGCTGCGGAATACAATCATGAAGGAATTGTCGAAAGAATTGGGAGACAGAGCCCAATTTATCACCAACCTGTCACAAAAATCAGTACGCGAGCGCCTGGCATTTACGTTGGTTTTACTGCAAAAAGTCTACGGTGAAGAACCAGTTAATATGTCACGCGAAGATTTAGCCAATTTCGTTGGAACCGCCACTGAAACCTTAATCCGCCTGTTGAAAGACTTCAAAGAAGAGGGGTTCATCGAAGTGCATACACGTAAAATAACGATCCTGAACCGCGAAGCGCTTGTTCGCCTTGGCGGAGCAGTGAAATAA
- a CDS encoding RNA polymerase subunit sigma-24, which translates to MEEVIYLSMTEQKRFSITDTVQQFGKKLFGFIRGRVQSNEDAEDILQDVWYQFSNLSAIDELENVSAWLHRVARNKVTDKYRKKTTDALEDYSYETEDESISFKDVLLLDDSNNPELALYKDHFWNELLMALDELPEKQREVFVLNELEDFTLQEIADRTGENLKTIISRKGYATKYLRTRLNDLYNELND; encoded by the coding sequence ATGGAAGAAGTAATTTACTTATCAATGACAGAACAAAAGCGATTTTCCATTACTGATACAGTGCAGCAATTCGGAAAAAAGCTGTTCGGATTCATCCGCGGACGCGTGCAATCGAATGAGGACGCTGAAGATATTCTGCAAGATGTTTGGTATCAATTCAGCAATTTATCAGCCATTGATGAACTGGAGAATGTGAGCGCATGGCTCCATCGCGTTGCCCGCAACAAAGTCACCGATAAATACCGCAAAAAAACAACCGATGCGCTGGAAGATTATTCTTACGAAACCGAAGATGAATCGATCAGTTTTAAAGATGTTTTGCTGCTCGACGATTCCAATAATCCCGAATTGGCGCTGTACAAAGATCATTTCTGGAATGAGTTATTGATGGCATTGGATGAATTACCCGAAAAACAGCGGGAAGTCTTTGTGCTGAATGAACTCGAGGATTTTACACTGCAGGAAATTGCTGACAGAACCGGTGAAAACCTCAAAACCATCATCAGCCGGAAAGGCTACGCTACCAAGTACCTGCGCACGCGGCTCAACGATTTATATAACGAATTAAACGATTAA
- a CDS encoding 6,7-dimethyl-8-ribityllumazine synthase: MATSLKNLSAYDKHTIPNGADFKIGIVVSEWNDHITGKLLKGAVDTLLENGVSENNILIHHVPGAFELPLGAQWLLETINPDGVITIGVVIQGETRHFDFVCGGATQGIMDVTLKYNKPLSFCLLTDNTEQQSIDRAGGKHGNKGVECAVTLLKMIGLKQSITFKNKMGYDAD; this comes from the coding sequence GTGGCAACAAGTCTCAAAAACTTATCTGCTTACGATAAACATACTATTCCAAACGGTGCCGATTTTAAGATCGGCATTGTTGTTTCTGAATGGAACGACCACATCACCGGCAAATTATTGAAAGGCGCCGTAGATACGTTGTTGGAGAATGGTGTAAGCGAAAATAATATTCTGATTCATCACGTTCCCGGAGCGTTTGAATTACCCTTAGGAGCGCAATGGCTCTTGGAAACGATCAATCCGGATGGCGTGATCACTATCGGTGTGGTGATTCAGGGAGAAACCCGGCATTTTGATTTTGTTTGCGGAGGAGCCACACAAGGAATCATGGATGTAACTTTAAAGTACAACAAACCGCTTTCTTTTTGCCTGCTTACCGACAATACCGAACAGCAATCAATTGATCGCGCGGGTGGAAAGCATGGAAATAAAGGAGTTGAATGCGCTGTGACCTTGCTGAAAATGATCGGGCTGAAACAGTCAATCACGTTCAAAAACAAAATGGGTTATGACGCTGATTAA
- the glmM gene encoding phosphoglucosamine mutase, whose amino-acid sequence MTLIKSISGIRGTIGGKPGDALTPIDAVQFAAAYGSWLKLRFPNQRLKVVVGRDARISGEMISQLVTNTLIGLGIDVVQLGLSTTPTVEMAVPYHKANGGIILTASHNPKQWNALKLLNEKGEFISGAEGEHLLAIATSGDFDFAEVDDLGLLTNDTTAIDRHIDTILALDDVNIPAITAAGFSIVVDAVNSTGGIAVPALLRKLGVTQITELYCEPTGHFPHNPEPLPEHLTELSQKIKEVGADLGITVDPDVDRLALVNEDGSMFGEEYTLVAVSEYILSRRKGATVSNLSSTRALRDITEENGCEYHASAVGEVNVVEKMKAVNAVIGGEGNGGIIYPDLHYGRDSLVGIALFLTHLAQKKMSMTALRASYPNYEMAKKKIELTPGIDVDGILQTMAKRYENEEVDTTDGVKIYIGKEWVHLRKSNTEPIIRVYTESKDAQAASDLADKIINEIKSL is encoded by the coding sequence ATGACGCTGATTAAATCGATTTCAGGTATTCGCGGAACTATTGGCGGTAAACCCGGCGATGCGCTCACACCGATTGACGCAGTACAATTTGCTGCGGCTTACGGTTCATGGCTGAAATTGCGGTTCCCGAATCAACGACTAAAAGTGGTCGTGGGAAGAGACGCCCGTATTTCAGGTGAAATGATTTCCCAATTAGTGACTAATACCCTGATCGGATTGGGAATTGATGTGGTGCAATTGGGTTTATCTACGACGCCAACCGTAGAAATGGCCGTTCCGTATCACAAAGCCAATGGTGGAATCATCCTTACCGCCAGCCACAATCCGAAACAATGGAATGCCCTGAAATTGCTAAACGAAAAAGGTGAATTCATCTCTGGTGCCGAAGGTGAGCATTTACTTGCGATTGCAACCAGCGGCGATTTTGATTTTGCGGAAGTCGATGATTTAGGTCTGCTAACAAACGATACTACGGCGATTGATCGCCACATTGATACTATTCTCGCGTTAGATGACGTAAATATTCCTGCAATCACTGCAGCTGGTTTTTCAATTGTAGTTGATGCTGTCAATTCAACCGGTGGAATAGCTGTTCCGGCGTTGCTGCGTAAATTGGGTGTGACGCAAATAACTGAATTGTACTGCGAACCCACCGGACATTTTCCACACAATCCGGAACCATTACCAGAACATTTGACCGAACTTTCTCAAAAGATCAAAGAAGTTGGTGCCGATTTGGGTATTACCGTCGATCCGGATGTCGATCGTTTGGCGTTGGTAAACGAAGACGGATCGATGTTCGGTGAAGAATACACGCTTGTTGCGGTTTCAGAATACATTCTTTCACGCCGAAAAGGAGCTACTGTTTCCAATCTTTCTTCCACACGTGCGTTGCGCGATATAACCGAAGAAAATGGTTGTGAATACCATGCCTCGGCAGTTGGTGAAGTGAACGTAGTGGAAAAAATGAAAGCAGTAAATGCTGTAATCGGTGGCGAAGGAAACGGTGGAATCATCTATCCTGATTTGCATTACGGCCGTGATTCTTTAGTCGGAATAGCATTGTTTTTGACTCATTTGGCACAGAAAAAGATGTCCATGACCGCTTTGCGCGCTTCGTACCCAAACTACGAAATGGCAAAGAAAAAAATTGAATTAACACCGGGAATTGACGTCGACGGAATTCTTCAAACCATGGCAAAACGTTATGAAAACGAAGAAGTTGATACAACAGACGGTGTGAAAATTTATATCGGCAAAGAATGGGTCCATCTGCGCAAAAGCAATACAGAACCGATCATCCGCGTGTACACCGAAAGCAAAGACGCACAGGCGGCATCAGACCTTGCAGATAAAATCATCAACGAAATTAAATCACTGTAG